In Bradyrhizobium sp. CCBAU 051011, the following are encoded in one genomic region:
- a CDS encoding FAD-binding oxidoreductase, translated as MSANRAKKLAVIGRGLIGAAAARHLCKMGHDVALIGPDEPADFSRHNGVFGSQYDEGRITRIFDSEPFWRQMNRAAISRYGEISAESGVEFYREVGVLHVGPGERSDVASVGKIAAEAGIFCEAYDGTGLAERFRFLGFTAGMQGYFEPRNAGYISPRRLVRAQTIAAERAGARIIDEPALGISESGSGVTIRTRSGDVEVERVLVAAGGHTQSLLGQSMGFTVYGRTVALFRLGAAEVQRLAGMPSMRCIEPKGENPYILPPIPYPDGQTWLKLGGDPVDLPLESEADIKDWFRSGGSISVADGLEEQILARIPGLDFEERRVVPCMTTFGKTGLPCIGPLSECVTVAFGCYGKSAKCSDELGRLGGMALLGEVRAELAP; from the coding sequence GTGAGCGCCAATAGAGCGAAGAAACTTGCGGTGATCGGACGTGGTCTGATCGGGGCGGCGGCTGCGCGTCATTTGTGCAAAATGGGCCATGATGTTGCGCTGATTGGGCCCGATGAGCCGGCCGATTTTTCGCGCCATAACGGCGTCTTTGGCAGCCAATACGATGAGGGTCGGATCACGCGCATTTTCGATTCCGAGCCATTTTGGAGACAAATGAACCGTGCCGCGATTTCACGCTACGGCGAGATTTCAGCGGAAAGCGGCGTGGAATTCTACCGGGAAGTCGGCGTGCTTCACGTTGGCCCTGGCGAAAGAAGCGACGTCGCTTCGGTTGGCAAAATCGCCGCTGAAGCCGGGATCTTTTGTGAAGCGTATGATGGGACAGGGCTCGCGGAGCGATTTCGGTTTCTGGGATTTACGGCGGGAATGCAGGGCTATTTCGAGCCCCGGAATGCCGGATACATCAGCCCGCGCCGCTTGGTCCGGGCGCAGACGATCGCGGCGGAGCGCGCCGGAGCTCGGATCATCGACGAACCTGCTCTGGGGATTTCGGAAAGCGGTTCTGGTGTGACGATCCGGACCAGATCGGGCGATGTCGAGGTCGAGCGCGTTCTCGTTGCAGCAGGCGGGCATACCCAATCACTGCTCGGTCAATCAATGGGTTTTACGGTCTATGGGCGTACCGTGGCGCTGTTTCGGCTTGGCGCGGCGGAGGTTCAACGCCTGGCCGGAATGCCGTCGATGCGCTGTATCGAGCCCAAGGGCGAGAATCCCTATATTCTGCCGCCAATCCCCTATCCGGACGGCCAAACCTGGTTAAAGCTCGGCGGTGATCCGGTCGATCTTCCGCTCGAAAGCGAGGCGGATATCAAGGACTGGTTCAGATCGGGCGGATCGATTTCCGTGGCTGATGGGCTTGAAGAGCAGATCCTTGCTCGTATTCCCGGTCTGGATTTTGAAGAACGCCGCGTCGTGCCTTGCATGACCACATTTGGCAAAACAGGCCTTCCCTGCATCGGGCCGCTTTCGGAGTGCGTCACCGTTGCATTCGGCTGCTACGGGAAGAGCGCGAAATGTTCGGACGAACTGGGTCGATTAGGCGGCATGGCGCTGCTCGGTGAGGTCAGAGCAGAGCTAGCACCCTGA
- a CDS encoding AraC family transcriptional regulator — translation MAESGFHGQKWKELLHLQNTPSSLITRSVRGVEVAATETRDDNPVPGLCGAILPEDAYIFSLKFRDYPNCEYWERGKCVAKPDIRAGQTYVYDMKCDPRYVIDKPFHSLNFYVPALALNGIAEQFGVRRVDQLDYQFGTGFHDQVVHHIGASLLQGLRRPSEANQLFVDHMMLALTAHVAQAYGGLRNIKPLCGGLAPWQAKRACERLESDLSGKLTLQEIAAELDLSVSHFARAFRTSVGLPPHQWLLRQRVSAAKQLMTVHGLSLAEVAISAGFANQSHFTRVFSSLVGVSPGVWRREAEGARESET, via the coding sequence ATGGCAGAGAGCGGTTTTCACGGTCAGAAGTGGAAAGAGCTTCTGCACCTTCAGAATACACCGTCATCGCTGATCACGCGGTCGGTGCGAGGTGTCGAGGTCGCAGCCACTGAAACGCGCGATGACAATCCCGTTCCGGGCCTTTGCGGCGCCATTCTGCCCGAAGATGCCTACATCTTTAGCTTGAAATTTCGCGATTATCCCAACTGCGAATACTGGGAGCGTGGCAAGTGCGTGGCCAAACCCGATATCCGCGCAGGCCAGACGTATGTATACGACATGAAGTGCGACCCGCGCTATGTGATCGATAAGCCATTTCACTCCCTCAATTTCTATGTTCCGGCCTTGGCTCTCAACGGTATCGCAGAGCAGTTCGGCGTGCGGCGTGTCGATCAACTCGACTATCAGTTCGGCACCGGCTTTCACGACCAGGTTGTACATCACATCGGCGCATCGCTCTTGCAGGGATTGCGCCGTCCATCCGAAGCGAACCAGCTTTTCGTCGATCACATGATGCTTGCGCTCACAGCGCATGTCGCGCAGGCGTATGGCGGACTGCGAAACATCAAACCGCTATGCGGCGGCCTTGCTCCGTGGCAGGCGAAGCGGGCCTGCGAAAGGCTCGAGTCCGATCTCAGCGGGAAACTTACGTTGCAAGAAATCGCGGCTGAGCTGGACCTCTCGGTTAGCCATTTTGCTCGAGCATTTCGGACGTCTGTCGGCCTGCCACCACATCAATGGCTCCTTCGCCAACGCGTCAGCGCGGCCAAGCAGTTGATGACCGTCCATGGCTTGTCACTTGCTGAGGTAGCGATATCGGCCGGGTTTGCCAATCAAAGCCACTTTACGCGGGTATTCTCGAGCTTGGTTGGCGTCAGCCCGGGCGTGTGGCGTCGCGAAGCAGAGGGCGCCCGGGAAAGTGAAACGTAA
- a CDS encoding PaaI family thioesterase, translating to MSAELNPPELAEAINAKGFPGAAGIRIVAIKQGYAEIALARRDDLLQFFGHFFGGVITSLADHAAGIAITSALPKGKIGVTVELKVNFLSPADGTELIARAKTLKMSGSIGVATVELFSKKEGAETLCAFGTATMRAMDLPAELRPR from the coding sequence ATGAGTGCCGAGCTCAATCCGCCCGAACTGGCGGAGGCGATCAACGCCAAGGGCTTTCCCGGCGCCGCCGGTATCCGCATCGTTGCCATCAAGCAGGGCTATGCCGAGATCGCGCTGGCGCGCCGCGACGACCTGCTGCAGTTCTTCGGGCATTTTTTCGGCGGCGTCATCACCTCGCTCGCCGATCATGCCGCAGGAATCGCCATCACGTCCGCTCTCCCCAAGGGCAAGATCGGCGTCACCGTCGAGCTCAAGGTCAACTTCCTCAGCCCCGCCGACGGCACGGAGCTGATCGCCCGCGCCAAGACGCTGAAGATGTCGGGATCGATCGGCGTCGCCACCGTCGAGCTGTTTTCGAAGAAAGAAGGCGCCGAGACGCTCTGCGCCTTCGGTACCGCCACCATGCGCGCGATGGATCTGCCGGCCGAGTTGCGGCCGCGCTAG
- a CDS encoding cytochrome P450 — protein MNVQTSIKADKKELLRAAREEAYSTPLKDFHPGAPKLFQNDTLWPWFERLRKEEPVHYCENSPIEPYWSVTKYNDIMHVDTNHGIFSSDSTLGGISIRDVPPGYDYPSFIAMDQPRHSAQRKTVSPMFTPTHLDELAKLIRERSQKVLDDLPRNETFNFVERVSIELTTQMLATLFDFPWEERRKLTRWSDVSTALPKSGVVDSPEQRRQEMDECYAYFSKLWNERVNTPPKNDLLSMMAHSDATRHMDPDNLMGNIILLIVGGNDTTRNTMSGSVLALNEHPDQYQKLRDNPALIDTMVPEVIRWQTPLAHMRRTALTDTEIGGKKIKKGDRVVMWYVSGNRDEEGIERPDEFIIDRARPRTHLSFGFGIHRCVGMRLAELQLKIVWQEMLKRFDRIEVVGEPKRVYSSFVRGIEQLPVRIPG, from the coding sequence ATGAACGTCCAGACCTCAATCAAAGCCGACAAGAAAGAGCTTCTGCGCGCCGCGCGCGAAGAGGCCTATTCGACCCCGCTGAAGGACTTTCATCCCGGTGCGCCAAAGCTGTTCCAGAACGACACCCTGTGGCCGTGGTTCGAGCGGCTGCGCAAGGAAGAGCCGGTTCACTACTGCGAGAATTCGCCGATCGAGCCTTACTGGTCGGTGACCAAGTACAACGACATCATGCATGTCGACACCAACCACGGCATCTTCTCCTCCGACTCCACGCTCGGCGGCATCTCGATCCGCGACGTGCCGCCCGGCTACGACTATCCGAGCTTCATCGCGATGGACCAGCCGCGGCATTCGGCGCAGCGCAAGACGGTGTCGCCGATGTTCACGCCGACCCATCTGGACGAGCTGGCAAAACTGATCCGCGAGCGCTCGCAAAAGGTGCTGGACGATCTGCCGCGCAACGAAACCTTCAACTTCGTCGAGCGCGTCTCGATCGAGCTGACCACGCAGATGCTGGCCACCCTGTTCGATTTCCCCTGGGAAGAGCGGCGCAAGCTGACGCGCTGGTCCGACGTTTCGACCGCGCTGCCCAAGAGCGGCGTCGTGGACTCGCCGGAGCAGCGGCGCCAGGAAATGGACGAGTGCTACGCCTATTTCTCAAAGCTCTGGAACGAGCGCGTCAACACGCCGCCGAAGAACGACCTGCTGTCGATGATGGCGCATAGCGACGCCACGCGGCACATGGACCCCGATAATCTGATGGGCAACATCATCCTTCTGATCGTCGGCGGCAACGACACCACGCGCAACACCATGAGCGGCTCGGTGCTGGCGCTGAACGAGCATCCGGACCAGTACCAAAAGCTGCGCGACAACCCGGCCCTGATCGACACCATGGTGCCGGAAGTGATCCGCTGGCAGACGCCGCTCGCCCATATGCGCCGCACCGCGCTGACCGATACCGAGATCGGCGGCAAGAAGATCAAAAAGGGCGATCGCGTCGTGATGTGGTACGTCTCGGGCAACCGCGACGAGGAAGGCATCGAGCGGCCCGACGAATTCATCATCGACCGCGCCCGCCCGCGCACCCACCTTTCCTTCGGATTCGGCATCCACCGATGCGTCGGCATGCGCCTTGCTGAATTGCAATTGAAGATCGTGTGGCAGGAAATGCTCAAGCGCTTCGATCGCATCGAGGTGGTCGGCGAGCCGAAGCGGGTCTATTCCTCCTTCGTGCGCGGCATCGAGCAACTGCCGGTCCGCATTCCCGGATGA
- a CDS encoding cytochrome P450 yields MHGTVDLASDSQLRTAHDAAQSMPLADFDVSNPELFKTDSFWPYFDRLRREEPVHYCKDSMFGPYWSITKYNDIMDIETNHAVFSSAASLGGITIRDVAPDLRRESFIAMDQPRHSAQRKTVAPMFTPTHLDELAINIRKRSAECLDNLPRGDVFDWVDQVSIELTTQMLAVLFDFPWEDRRKLTRWSDVATTLPGPGGLVATEEERQAELMECATYFARLWKERINQPPKSDLLSMMAHSDATRDMDPKNFLGNLILLIVGGNDTTRNTLSGSIYALNKNPDQYRKLRDNPDLIDSFVPEVIRWQTPLAHMRRTALEDIEFRGRQIKKGDKVVMWYVSGNRDEDVIDRPYDFIIDRARPRTHLSFGFGIHRCVGIRLAELQLRIIWEEILKRYDNIEVIAEPKRVYSSFVKGYETLPVRIAG; encoded by the coding sequence ATGCACGGAACCGTCGATCTCGCCAGCGATTCCCAACTGCGAACCGCGCATGATGCGGCTCAGTCCATGCCGCTGGCGGATTTCGACGTCAGCAATCCCGAGCTGTTCAAGACGGATTCGTTCTGGCCGTATTTCGACCGGCTGCGCCGCGAGGAGCCGGTGCACTACTGCAAGGACTCGATGTTCGGGCCGTACTGGTCGATCACCAAGTACAACGACATCATGGACATCGAGACCAACCACGCGGTGTTTTCGTCGGCAGCTTCGCTTGGCGGCATCACCATCCGCGATGTCGCGCCGGACCTGCGCCGCGAAAGCTTCATCGCCATGGACCAGCCGCGCCACAGCGCGCAGCGCAAGACGGTGGCGCCGATGTTCACGCCGACCCATCTCGACGAGCTCGCGATCAACATCCGCAAGCGCTCCGCCGAATGCCTCGACAATCTGCCGAGAGGTGACGTTTTCGACTGGGTCGACCAGGTCTCGATCGAGCTCACCACGCAAATGCTCGCCGTGCTGTTCGACTTTCCCTGGGAAGACCGCCGCAAGCTGACGCGCTGGTCGGACGTCGCCACGACGCTTCCCGGCCCCGGCGGCCTCGTCGCCACGGAGGAAGAACGCCAGGCGGAGTTGATGGAATGCGCGACCTATTTCGCCAGACTGTGGAAGGAACGCATCAACCAGCCGCCGAAGAGCGACCTGTTATCGATGATGGCGCATAGCGACGCTACGCGCGACATGGACCCGAAGAACTTCCTCGGCAATCTGATCCTTTTGATCGTCGGTGGCAACGACACCACCCGCAACACCCTCTCCGGCAGCATCTATGCGCTGAACAAGAATCCGGACCAGTATCGCAAGCTGCGCGACAACCCCGACCTGATCGACAGTTTCGTGCCCGAGGTGATCCGCTGGCAGACGCCGCTGGCGCATATGCGCCGCACCGCGCTCGAAGACATCGAATTCCGTGGGCGCCAGATCAAAAAGGGCGACAAGGTCGTGATGTGGTACGTCTCCGGCAACCGGGACGAGGACGTGATCGACCGCCCCTACGACTTCATCATCGACCGCGCCCGCCCCCGCACCCACCTTTCCTTCGGATTCGGCATCCACCGCTGCGTCGGAATCCGCCTGGCGGAACTACAACTAAGGATTATCTGGGAAGAAATCCTCAAGCGATACGATAATATTGAGGTGATAGCCGAACCGAAGCGGGTATATTCGAGTTTCGTCAAAGGCTACGAGACCCTGCCGGTCCGCATCGCCGGCTAA
- a CDS encoding isovaleryl-CoA dehydrogenase produces MIPNAQRMFNFDLGETADAIRETVHAFSQNEIAPRAEEIDRSNQFPRDLWPRIGALGLHGITVEEEYGGAGLGYLEHCIALEEMSRASASVGLSYGAHSNLCVNQIRRNGNEAQKRKYLPKLISGEHVGSLAMSEPGAGSDVVSMKTRADKKGDRFVLNGNKMWITNGPVADTLVVYAKTDPNAGPRGMTAFIIEKGMKGFSTAQKLDKLGMRGSDTCELVFEDCEVPEENVLSEVGRGVNVLMSGLDYERAVLAAGPIGIMQACMDVVLPYVHERKQFGEPIGTFQLVQGKIADMYTTMNASRAYVYAVAKACDRGETTREDAAGAILYAAEKATQCALDAIQLLGGNGYINDYPTGRLLRDAKLYEIGAGTSEIRRMLIGRELFEKTA; encoded by the coding sequence ATGATTCCCAACGCGCAACGAATGTTCAATTTCGACCTCGGCGAGACTGCGGATGCGATCCGCGAGACCGTGCATGCCTTTTCCCAGAACGAGATCGCGCCGCGCGCCGAAGAGATCGACCGCAGCAATCAGTTTCCGCGCGACTTGTGGCCCAGGATCGGCGCACTCGGCCTGCACGGCATCACGGTCGAGGAGGAATATGGCGGCGCCGGCCTCGGCTATCTCGAGCACTGCATCGCGCTCGAGGAAATGTCGCGGGCGTCAGCTTCGGTCGGCCTGTCCTACGGCGCCCATTCCAACCTCTGCGTCAACCAGATCCGCCGCAACGGCAACGAGGCGCAGAAGCGCAAATATTTGCCGAAACTGATCTCCGGCGAGCATGTCGGCTCGCTGGCGATGTCGGAGCCCGGCGCCGGCTCGGACGTGGTCTCGATGAAGACCCGCGCCGACAAGAAGGGCGACCGCTTTGTGCTGAACGGCAACAAGATGTGGATCACCAACGGCCCGGTGGCCGATACGCTCGTGGTCTACGCCAAGACCGATCCCAATGCCGGCCCGCGCGGCATGACCGCCTTCATCATCGAGAAGGGCATGAAGGGATTTTCCACTGCGCAAAAGCTCGACAAGCTCGGCATGCGCGGCTCCGATACCTGCGAACTGGTGTTCGAGGATTGCGAAGTCCCCGAGGAGAATGTGCTGAGCGAGGTCGGCCGCGGCGTCAACGTGCTGATGTCCGGCCTCGACTACGAGCGCGCGGTGCTGGCGGCAGGCCCGATCGGCATCATGCAGGCCTGCATGGACGTGGTGCTGCCTTACGTCCACGAGCGCAAGCAGTTCGGCGAGCCGATCGGGACGTTCCAACTGGTGCAGGGCAAGATCGCCGACATGTACACCACCATGAACGCCTCGCGCGCCTATGTGTACGCGGTGGCAAAGGCCTGCGACCGCGGCGAGACCACGCGCGAGGACGCCGCGGGCGCGATTCTCTACGCCGCGGAAAAAGCCACGCAATGCGCGCTCGACGCCATCCAGCTTCTCGGCGGCAACGGCTACATCAACGACTATCCGACCGGCCGGCTGCTGCGCGACGCCAAGCTCTACGAGATCGGCGCCGGCACCAGCGAAATCCGCCGCATGCTGATCGGGCGGGAACTGTTCGAGAAAACAGCGTAG